CACAGACATCCTACTTTTCTATATGGATCTAGTTTGCTTGGACCTGGTCTGTAAATGGACTATGCGGTTTAAGGGACCATTGCAGTGTTGGGTTCTGTCTTCTGTTCTATCCACCATCTCTGATCACTTGAAACTGAGTAGACAAAGCTTCTGGTACTTGGAGTTCATATAGTCATTTGTTTTAGCAAGGTTCCCAGGGAAGTAAAACAGCCTCACAACATAACAGGTCCACCactatacagtgccctccaatAATTGTAGGACTCATGGTGAATATGTGCAAAAcaggctgtgaactaaattatttttttcttttggtaatttattttaaatatgaaagGTACATGAttgagaaaaaggaaaaaatgcaaaataaagtgtttaaatattgttttccaTATTCCAAATTCTTATTGGCATCCCTAGAAATTCTTCTGAGTGAACTCTATCTGATGAGGTAAACACTGATGAGTCAAATCAttctgaccacctgcctaatatccTGTTGGTGCTAAAACTACTCCGACCCGCTGAGACATGGACCCCTGAGGGTGTCCTGTGGTGTCTGGAACccagacattagcagcagatcctccaagtcctgtaagttgcgatgTGGAGCtgccatggatcggacttgttggtacagcacatcccaaagatgcttgaTCGTAAAAGAGATctgtggaatttggaggccagggcaacaccttgaattcatgttcctcaaaccattcccaaacaatgtgtaCAGTGtgacagggtgcattatcctgcagaaagaggccactgccatcagcaGTGCCATCACCGTTGCTATGAAGAGTTGTACCTAGTCTGTAACCATGTAGAGAGGTGACAGGCTTGTCATCctggtgcatcctggtgccatcactacCCCAGGTAAACTGTGCGCACACACAGtttatgtgatgtgaaagaccACGGGACTCCTCAGACCAAGCACCCTTCTTCCCCTGCTCCAAGGTTCAGTTCTGACGCTCATGTCCGTTGGAAGCACTTTTGACGGTGGACCGGGTCATCATGGACACTCATGACCAGTTtatggctacgcagccccaaaCACcgcagggtgtgatgcactgtgtgttgtgacacagtagaccttctgtcggttcagACCAGATGGCTTTGCCATTGCTGCCCTCGTGCgtcaatgagccttgggcgcccaacacctTGTCGGCGGTTTATTCTTTGTCCCTCCTCTGACCACTTTTGGTAGGTACttaccactgctgaccgggagtaCCCCACAAGCCTTGATATACTtcttttgatatatttttcttatttattgCCCAATTAGTGCAGACGAGTATTTTCAGGCATGTAACGGTCTTAATGGCCTTATCTTTCATGATGAAGTTGATAAacaacagtgacatttttaaagTGTTTGGTTACCCTGGGTGACACCATTTAAGGCGGGCactgaatgaatacatttttttgaaatatattgttATGCCTGGGTTAAATGTGCAACGGTTTTCTGAAATTGTTCTTGTTTATCACTCTTAAAACTCTTGGAATAATTTCATTTATCTTTAATCTAATATACTAACTACATTGTGTTACTGCACTAATTAACTTTTCTGATTTTAATCACACAGATGTGATGGCTGAAGCTGATACATTTCCTACACGTGGAGAGAAACAACAGAAAGATTATGAAGATAAGTCTCACCCCTGCCCCCATTgtggaaaacatttcctttttatATCACTGTTAAAAAGACATATTAACATACACtcaggagagaagccatactcatgttctgactgtgggaagtgtttctctgaaTTAGGTAAACTTAAatctcaccagcgcatacatactggagagaagccatactcgtgttctgactgtgggaagtgtttctctaaaTTAGGCAACCTTAatattcaccagcgcatacacactggagagaagccttactcctgtcctgactgcgggaagagtttctctcaactAAGTAGCCTTAAAagtcaccagcgcatacatactggagagaagccttactcctgtcctgactgtgggaacAGTTTCTCTCAACTAGGTAGCCTAAAAGCTCACCAGCTAcgacacacaggagagaagccatacccgtgttctgactgtggaaagtgtttctctAAATCAGGTGACCTTAatattcaccagcgcatacatactggagagaagtcATACTCCTGTTGTGACTGTGGGATGTGTTTCTCTAAATTAGGCAACCTTAatattcaccagcgcatacacactggtgagaagccttactcctgtcctgactgtgggaagagtttctctcaactGGGTAGCCTTAAAaatcaccagcgcatacatactggagagaagccttactcctgtcctgactgtgggaacagtttctctcaattaggtagcCTAAAAGCTCACCAACTacaacacactggagagaagccttactcctgttctgactgtgggaagagtttctctcatcCAGGTAGCCTTAAAAATCACcggcgcatacatactggagagaagccttactcctgtcctgactgtaGGAAGACTTTCTCTCAACTAGGTAGCCTTAAAAATCACCGGCGCATACATACTACAGAGAAGCCgtattcctgttctgactgtgggaagtgtttctctaaaTTAGGTAACCTTAAAACTCACCAACTACTACACACTGGAGTGAAGccttattcctgttctgactgtgggaagagtttctctcaactAGGTAGCTTTCAAaatcaccagcgcatacatactggagagaaaccttattcctgttctgactgtgggaagagtttctctcaattaggccACTTTAAAaatcaccagcgcatacacactgCAAGCAAGCAACTTCATTGATATAGCACAGTAAGCACaacatacatagaagcaattcaatgctctttttaaaatgaagagaaacaTAAAAacgcaatagaataaaaacagtcagattCTTACAATTCTGTAACCactctccagggggactctccaCTTGGTATCTCAGTCCTTGCACTCCAGCGTTAGAATGAACCCTTCAGTCCATAGGAGCTATagtcctgtcctgactgtgggaagaattTATCTCTGTTATGTAGCCTTAAAACTCACCAGCACATGCATGCTAGAGAGAAGccttattcctgttctgactTCTGGGAGGAGTTTCCATCGTCTTGTCTCTCTCCAAACACATCAGAGGATTCATAGTACTGGATAACACTACTTTTGAATGTAGGAAGTGCTTTTTGACAATATATCAATTATTATTCATCATAGAGTACCGAAGGAACtgaaaaatgtcaattctaGACATATTTGCTACCCATTCCATGAGCCTTTATTTTTTAGTGTATCCATTCAGAAGTGCTCTgctgttaaatgttttggggtcacttagaaaggTCCTATTTTTCCAAGGAAACATACATGAATTGAGTTTGAGTAggaaatacaggtgctggtcatacaattagaatatcatcaaaaagttgatttatttcagtaattccattcagaaagtgaaacttgtatattatattcattcattacacacagactgatatatttcaaatgtttatttcttttaattgtgatgattataac
Above is a window of Esox lucius isolate fEsoLuc1 chromosome 9, fEsoLuc1.pri, whole genome shotgun sequence DNA encoding:
- the LOC105009211 gene encoding gastrula zinc finger protein XlCGF26.1-like isoform X1, producing the protein MGDGKSNRLTLQMEDKPSLHLSFHNEPKEESLDPYWDSGAQCSLVDSEMKSEKLEDCSQTLGTNDIKYEEEKKIGDLTNQDVMAEADTFPTRGEKQQKDYEDKSHPCPHCGKHFLFISLLKRHINIHSGEKPYSCSDCGKCFSELGKLKSHQRIHTGEKPYSCSDCGKCFSKLGNLNIHQRIHTGEKPYSCPDCGKSFSQLSSLKSHQRIHTGEKPYSCPDCGNSFSQLGSLKAHQLRHTGEKPYPCSDCGKCFSKSGDLNIHQRIHTGEKSYSCCDCGMCFSKLGNLNIHQRIHTGEKPYSCPDCGKSFSQLGSLKNHQRIHTGEKPYSCPDCGNSFSQLGSLKAHQLQHTGEKPYSCSDCGKSFSHPGSLKNHRRIHTGEKPYSCPDCRKTFSQLGSLKNHRRIHTTEKPYSCSDCGKCFSKLGNLKTHQLLHTGVKPYSCSDCGKSFSQLGSFQNHQRIHTGEKPYSCSDCGKSFSQLGHFKNHQRIHTASKQLH